Part of the Sulfobacillus acidophilus DSM 10332 genome, CGGTATCCACTCCGGTGGCCAGAACGGGCTCGACACACTCGGCAACCCGAAACCGGACATCTTCCCCGTCGACTTGGCCGTTTTCCGCCATTTCCACCAAAACCGGGCAGGGGCGGGACACGACGTGGGCATCCGGTTTGATGCCGAGAATCAGATGGGGATACAGCCCGGAACGATAGGTGCCTTCCGTGGACAATACGCCGATGCGGGATTGCGCACTGTCTTGCAGGGCACGCTGGCAGGCCGGTTCGACCACCCCGATGACCGGCACCGGTGATCGTCGCCGAGCCTCATCTAACGCAGCCGCGGTGGCGGTATTGCAGGCAATGACGATCGCCCGAGCGTCTTCTGCCAAAAAAAAGTCCAAAAAGGCCAAGAACCATGTCCGCACCGTATTGAGCGGCTTCGGCCCATAGGGAAAATGCAAGGAATCCGCGGCATACAGAAAATGTTCTCCGGGATATTGACGCCATAGATGGCGAAGAACGGTGAGCCCTCCTTCTCCCGAATCAAAGAGGGCGATGGGGCCCCTATGCTGCAATTGTTACCACCTCGGCGTCGCCATAATGATTGAATGGGTTAGGATCGGGTCGGAATCCGGCTCATGGCACTCTTCATTCGGGTCATGGCCGTGGCGATCAAATCGGTGTCACAGGTCAAGGAAATCCGTAGCCACCCTTCGCCATATTGACCGTACGAGGCGCCTGGCGCGACGACCACGTTCGCTTCTTGGACAAAGAACTGGCTGGCTTGACTTGAGGTCATGCCGGCCGGGGTGGGAAACCAGAAATAAAATGTCGCCAAGGGTTTCGGAATACCGAGTCCCATTTCGTTGAGCGCGGTCCACACCATATCTCGTCGGTGTTGATAGAGAGCAAGTTGGCGTGTGAAAAACGGGGTGGGATCGTGCGTCAGCGCTTCAATGGCGGCGTCTTGGACCGCAGTGAACACACCGGAATCCAGATTGCTTTTCATCGTGCCGAGCGCTTGGATTGCAAGGCGGTTACCCACAGCGGCCGCAATCCGCCAGCCGGTCATGTTAAACGGCTTCGACAAGGAATAAAACTCAATCGCGATGTCTTTGGCGCCCGGAATTTCCAACACGCTAGGTGCGCGATAGCCGTCAAACCCGAGATCGGCGTAGGCTAAATCACTGGCGAGTAAAATATCGTAACGGCGACAAAAGTCGACCAATTCTTGGTAGAATTCACGGGGGGCAATCGCGCCGGTGGGATTGTTCGGGTAATTGACCCAGAAAATTTTCGCCCGTCGGGCGATATCTTCAGGAATTTGGCTGAGGTCGGGCAAAAACTGGTTTTCCGCCTTGAGTGGCGCCCAGTAAATCTCCGCGCCCGCCAAAAGAGTTTGTGAAGCATAGACGGGATAACTGGGGTCGGGGACAATGACGACATCACCGGGGCCTGCCATCGCCCAAATTAAGTGGGCGATCCCTTCTTTTGAGCCAATTAATCCGACGACTTCGTCGACCGGATCCAACGAGACCCCAAAGCGGGACTGATACCAGTCGGCGACCGCCTGTCGAAACGGTAAAGACCCTAGATAGTTCGGGTAGCGATGATTGGTCGGATTGTCGACCGCTCGCTTCAAGGCCTCAATGATATAATCCGGGGTCGGTTGATCGGGATCGCCGATTCCCAGATTGATCACATCGTGTCCGGCGGCCCGTTGCCGTTCGATCAGCCGATCCAATTCGAGGAAAAGGTACGGTGGAAGCTTTTCCATCCGTTGTGCCATTTTCATGGGTTATACTCCTTATGTGTGAATTTCGTGACGATGAATATAAAAAGACGCCCCCACGCACGGACGGCTTGGCGTGTGGTACTATTTTACGGGATTTTTCGGGCAATGGGGATGCTCGATCAAAAAGTTAACAGACCGAGCGGTCTTACCCCATCAAGGCGCCGAGTGGGTTGGAACCAACATCCAGCGGTTCGCCCATTGATGCAAAGCATCCATGACCGGGGCCAAATCACGGCCTTTGGCGGTCAAGGAATATTCCACGCGGACTGGCGTATCGGGATAGACATGACGTTCGACAATGCCGGCCGCTTCCAATTCTTTCAGACGCTCTGCCAACATCCGGTCACTCAGTTGGGGAATCGCCTGCGAGATCTCCGAAAACCGCAAGGGCCGTTTTAATAACACTTCGACGATAAGTCCTGTCCAACGTTTACCGATTAAACCCACTGCGGCTTCGAAGCGGGGACAAAGATCGATGTCGCTCATGGGCTACCCTCCCTTCGCCATGACGTAGATATATTATACCGCCTTCCTCTTGACAAATAAACGGATATCACTTATATACGATAAGTGAGCAACTAACATATGTAAAGAAAACCCTCGTATAGAGAAACCGAAACGGCACATGCTCTAGGGGAACTCGGGAATGAGATGCGAGGCGATGAGGAGGAGAGCGTCATGGCGGACGTCAAGGTTGCGGTGATTTACTATAGCGCCACCGGTGGGAACTATCAATTGGCCCGAGCGGCCGAAGAGGCATGCCGGGAGCAAGGGGTTGAAGTCCGCTTGCGTCGGGTGAAAGAGTTAGCTCCACCGGAAGCCATACAAGCCAACCCGGCGTGGCAGGCCCATCATACGGCGACCCAAGACATTCCGGAAGCGACGCTGGACGATTTGGAGTGGGCGAATGCCTATATTTTCAGCGTGCCCACGCGTTTTGGTAACATGGCCGCCCAAATGAAGCAGTTTTTGGATACGGCGGGGCCGCTTTGGGCTCAAGGCAAACTCGCCCATAAACCGGTGACGGTGATGAGTTCGGCGTCGAATCCCCATGGCGGACAAGAGGCGACGATCCTGTCCTTTTACACCACGATGGCCCATTGGGGCTGTATTCTGGTGCCTCCGGGATATACCGATCCGGTCGTGTTTCAAGCGGGCGGCAATCCCTATGGGACGTCGGTGACACTGGGGCAAGACGGCCAAGTATCCCCGGAAGCGTTGCAAGCGGCGAAACATCAAGCGTCTCGCTTAGTCGAGGTGGCCCGGAAGTTATGGGCCTGAAACCCCTCAAAGGAAAAAACCCTCGTGGGAACGTGCTCACGAGGGTTTTTTGCCGTTTAAAAGAAGTCCGGCAACCACCAGCGCAAATGGCAAATGCAGTCGGCTTCGCAACGGCCACAGGCTGAACAGCTATGTTCCTCGCAGAGTGGTCCCTGACAATCGCAACACGTATTGACGGCCGGACTGCCGCACGCGCAGATGTTCGATTCGCTCACGCCAAGCCCTCCCTTTTTGGACTTGCCTTAGCATGGCGACTTGGCTGGCGAAATATACCGGTTATGGATCCGCGCGGTAAAGTCGGGGCACCCAGTGGGGATCCATATTGCCCCCGCTGACGATTAAGGCCGTGTGGCGATTTTGGAGGATGGCGGGTGCACTTAACGCATAAGCCAGGGTGACCACCCCCGACGGCTCCGCGACCATTTTCATCCGGGTCCATAAAAACCAAAACGCGTCCCGAATTTGGTCCTCGGTCACGGTTACCAAGTGGTCCACCAACGCCTCAATCACCGGATAGGTCAGTTCGCCGAGAGCTAACGAGATGAGGCCGTCGGCTAGACTCTGGGTATGGGGGAGCACCAGTCGCCGTCCGGCTTGGCGGGAGAGATAGGCTTTCGCCGCTCCGGCCGGCTCGACGCCGATGACGGTGATGTTCGGCCGCAAGCTTTTGACGGCACTGGCAATACCGGAAATCAGCCCACCTCCGCCAATGGGGACGACAATGACCTCCACCTCCGGCCATTGATCCAAAATCTCAAGTCCAATCGTACCTTGGCCGGCCATGACGGACCGATCGTCATAGGGCGGGATATAGGTATAGTCACGCTCTTGAGCAATCGCACGGGCCCGCTGAAGCCGCTCCTCACTAAAAGGCCCGACGGATTCCAACCGGGCCCCAAAGACTTCGGCGGCCGCTCGTTTGGCCGGGGGCGCCGTCGAGGGCACAACGACCACGGCCGGCAAACCGAAAGCGCGCGCCGCCCAGGCTACGGCTTGGCCATGATTACCGGAAGACGCGGTGACCACGCCGGATGCGCCGGCCTCGTGAGCGATCGCCACCCGATTATAGGCGCCCCGCACTTTAAACGATCCCGTCCGTTGCAAACTTTCCATTTTCAACCGGACCGTGCCGCCCACCACCCCGTCGAGAGATTGACTGGTGATGAGCGGGGTCCGGTGGATGACCGGTTGAATGCGGGATTGGGCTTGATAAATGTCATCGAGGGTGGGACCTGGGCGTGTCATACCGTTAAGGTCCACCAGACAGGATGGTCGTGGGCCGGCGGGGCCTCGACCAAGTCTTCGACCCGATGCCGTTGCCGCGGGACTTTTTTGGTCAGGCCTACGGCAAAAGCCCGGGTATCATATTCGACTTTGGAGCATTGATAGTGGGTAGCGGTTTTTTTAATGAAGGCGATTAAATCTTGGCTTGCTTGTTGCCACTCCTCGGCGGTGAGAAAATACCAGTATTTCCCTTTCCACATGGCCAGCCTGACCGTAAACTTATCCAACCATTCCACGGTTTGAGATCGCTCCCCGAGGCCATATTCTTCGAGGTAACGGGTGAGTTGGCGGGCATCTTTTTGATTCGGGTGCCAAAACACGAGGTCAACCCACAGACTTGAACTGCCGAGTGACAACGGCGGCTTATTATCGTGAATGTGTTGCATGGCTTGTCCCTCACTTTACCGAAATTAGTGGACTACGACTCTTCGCGGGTTCTTAGGGAAATCGTCGCATTGGCGGTGACCTTGGAAAAGGGGGGTACCGAGCGGGTTAACCAGACGTTTCCGCCGATGACGCTTTGACGCCCGATTACGGTCGACCCGCCTAAAATCGTGGCGCCGGAGTAAATCACGACATCGTCTTCAATGGTGGGATGTCGTTTGGTTCCGCGAATAATTTGACCGTTTTGATCATGGGGGAAATTTAACGCGCCTAGGGTTACCCCTTGATAGAGGGTGACCCGGTCGCCGATTTGGGTGGTTTCCCCGATGACCACACCCGTTCCGTGGTCAATAAAAAAATATTCACCGATTTTGGCGCCGGGATGAATATCGATCCCGGTTTCGCTGTGGGCCACCTCCGTCATGATGCGGGGCAACAGCGGCACGCCCTGGAGGTGCAAAATATGCGCTAATCGGTAGACCAGTATGGCGTGGAACCCAGGATAGGTGGTGATAATCTCCATCAGTCCACGCGCCGCCGGATCGCCTTCATAGGCAGCTTGGGCATCGGTCAAAGCGACTCGTTGAATATCGGGCAAACTTCGCATAAAGAGGTCCGCCGTCTTGGAAGCGCTGTCCAGTTGGGGGCAAGGCTCAGGTTCCGGGCAGTCATGCGGGGTAACCCGGTGAATCAAACTGGTCAGGCGCCATAGTAGCTGACCTAGTCCCTCGACGGGCGAGGTTTTGGTGGTTTGGCTAAAGCAGCGGGGAAACAATAGCGATTCGGCCTCCCGAATAAATCGCCGTACTGCGTCCCGGGTAATGGGGTACTGCCCGAGATCACTGACCGCCGTTTCGGCTTGCGCCAGCTGATGGACAATATGCTGCAATTGATCACTGGTATTCATCATTGAGTGACGGCTGAGGAGCGCCGCTTCCCCCTTTCTGTGCGACGGAGACCACCTATATCCCGCTCGAGAAAAAGCCGTGCGCGCTTTTTGGAGCGGCTGAGCACAAAAACTGCCATCGTATTCCTCCTTTGCCCTTCAGAGTCCGGCCTCTTCAGGCCGGGGGAGTTGACGCCGACCGTCACTTTTCGGAGGCGAAGCGCCAGAAATGGGCAATAGTTTTTGCCCCCGCCCGGAAGTTTCGGAGATGAAAATGCTCATTCGGGGCGTGAAAATTTTCATCCGGTAAGGCAAAGCCCAAGAGGACGGTGGGCATCTGTAACACGTCTTGGAAGTCCACCACCACCGGGATCGATCCGCCCATCCGAATATAGGCGGGATCTTGTTGGAATACCGCCTGGATCGCTTGTTCGGCGGCTTTGACGGCCGGATGATCTAAGGGCGTAAGGCTCCCGGGTGCACTGTCCCCACGGGTCACGGTGAGCCGTACGCCGGGCGGGAGGTGTCGGTGAAGATGGGCGATTACCTGATCCAACACTTTGTCCGGGTCTTGGTAAGGGACCAGTCGGCAGGTGAGTTTGGCAAAGGCGCTCGAGGGAATGATGGTTTTACGGCCTTCCCCCAAAAACCCCGACCACATCCCGTTGACTTCGATGGTCGGCCGCGCCCAGGTGCGTTCCAACGGGGTATACCCCGCTTCGCCAAAGAGCTGGGGCACCCCTAAAGCCTCCCGATAAGCCTCCTCGTCAAACGGCAAACGGGCAAACGCGTCCCGTTCGGTTGCGGTTAACGGTGCGACATCGTCATAAAAACCCTCGACGGCAACCCGACCGTCGGGGGTATGCAACGATTGGATAAGTCCGGCTAAGGCATGGGCAGGATTCATGACCGCTCCACCGTACACCCCGGAATGCAAATCTTGAAAGGGACCGTCTATCCGGACGTCTAACGCGGCGAGGCCCCGAAGACCATAGCAAATGGCGGGAATATTGCCCTGGTACATGGGGGTATCCGAAATGACGGCAAAGTTCGCTTGGAGCTCGGCTTGATGGGATTCGATGACGGCCCGCAAATGGGGACTGCCGATTTCTTCTTCTCCTTCTACGAAAAACACCAGATTGACCGGGAGGTCTCCGGTGGCCCGTATCCAGGCTTCGGCGGCAATCAGCTGCATATAGACTTGCCCTTTGTCGTCGCTGGCACCGCGGGCATAAATGATATCGTTTTCAATCGTCGGTTCAAACGGGGGATGACGCCACAGCGCTTCGGGGTCGACCGGCTGGACGTCATAATGCCCGTAGACGACAACTGTCGGCTTGCGCGGATCGTGACCATAGTGCGCCAACACGACCGGATGGCCGGGTGTTTCCACCAAGCGGGCATCGTCCAATCCGGCTCGCTTCAGACGTTCTTGCAACCATTCGGCCGCTTGCCGCACATCCCCTTGATGGGGGCTGAGGGCGGAAATCGACGGGATCTTAAGAAAATCGATTAGTTCCTCCAGGTATTGCGCATCGTGGGATTCCAGGTAGGATACCACCGATGCGATTGAATCGGACATAATGGGCCTCCTTTTGGGCTCCTTGGATGCCTCCGGGGAAGCGAAGTTTTCCTTTTCTATCATATCCCAAATTGTCCGGGCGGGAATCATCCCCATGGAGGATTCGTGCCCAACACCCGTCATCGTGTCCCGGAATATTTTGTCTTATAATAACGGTGGCTTCTTAAAGAGAAGAGAAACAGAAAATCCTACAGGACAGGACGGAAATGCATGAATGACCCCTCACAATCGCTGATGGACGTCTTAGGTATGCAGTTTCGGCATTTGACCGCCGATGAAGTGGTGGTCACGATGCCGATTACGTCTCGGACCCATCAACCCTATGGCATGCTTCATGGGGGGGCGTCGGTGGCTTTGGCGGAGACGGCAGCCAGTATCGGCACCGCGGCTCAGCTGGATTTAACCCGCGAAATGGCGGTCGGACTGGAAATTAACGCCAATCATGTCAAAGCCAAGCGTGACGGAGAAGTGACGGCACGAGCGGTTCCGGTGCACCGGGGGCGCCGGACGTGGGTTTGGGACGTGCGGATTACGGACGAACAGCAGCAACTGATTTGTATTGCCCGGTGTACCGTCGCCATTGTTCCCAAACCGCCCGGGGTGACGATCGAATGGCCCGGGTGGAGTGACCTCAAAGCCGGTCCGGATTCGGCGGGCCATCAATAGGAGGCAGCGTCATGTGGATGGGATGGGCGGAAATTGTCTTGGGTGTGCTCGGCTTAATCGCGGCGGCGACCGGGCGCTCTCATCGCAGTACGGGCGTTATCGCGTTAGGGCTAGGTCTTATGGGGGTGAGCCGACTGTTGCCTTCCGGACGCTGGCACGGGAGCTTATTAGATCTCGGTGGCGTGTTAATCTTGTTTGGATTGGGGATGATGCTCTCCGTTTGGCGCCGGCAACGGCGGCAGTAAGACGGGAAGGGTGGGGGTGCGGCCATGGCGATGACGGAAGAAGAAAAAGTTTTTAAGGATCCGGTTCATGGATACATTTATGTGCATCATCCGGTGATCTGGGATCTCATTAACACGCGGGAGATGCAGCGGTTACGTCGCATTCGCCAATTAGGCACTACCTACCTGGCCTATCCCGGGGGTGATCATAGTCGGTTTTCGCACTCGCTGGGAGTTTACGAAGTGGTCCGGCAAATCATTTCGGCCTTTGACCGAAACGGATATGAATGGCCCCATGCTTTTGATGTGTTGGCCATGGTGTCCGGGTTGCTGCACGACGTGGGCCACGCGCCCTTTTCCCATGCCCTCGAGACATTTTTGGGCACCCGGCATGAACGCT contains:
- a CDS encoding transcriptional regulator, HxlR family (PFAM: HxlR-like helix-turn-helix~COGs: COG1733 transcriptional regulator protein~InterPro IPR002577~KEGG: bbe:BBR47_41750 transcriptional repressor~PFAM: Helix-turn-helix, HxlR type~SPTR: Probable transcriptional repressor), with protein sequence MSDIDLCPRFEAAVGLIGKRWTGLIVEVLLKRPLRFSEISQAIPQLSDRMLAERLKELEAAGIVERHVYPDTPVRVEYSLTAKGRDLAPVMDALHQWANRWMLVPTHSAP
- a CDS encoding LL-diaminopimelate aminotransferase apoenzyme (PFAM: Aminotransferase class I and II~COGs: COG0436 Aspartate/tyrosine/aromatic aminotransferase~InterPro IPR004839~KEGG: tmr:Tmar_0910 LL-diaminopimelate aminotransferase apoenzyme~PFAM: Aminotransferase, class I/II~PRIAM: LL-diaminopimelate aminotransferase~SPTR: LL-diaminopimelate aminotransferase apoenzyme) is translated as MKMAQRMEKLPPYLFLELDRLIERQRAAGHDVINLGIGDPDQPTPDYIIEALKRAVDNPTNHRYPNYLGSLPFRQAVADWYQSRFGVSLDPVDEVVGLIGSKEGIAHLIWAMAGPGDVVIVPDPSYPVYASQTLLAGAEIYWAPLKAENQFLPDLSQIPEDIARRAKIFWVNYPNNPTGAIAPREFYQELVDFCRRYDILLASDLAYADLGFDGYRAPSVLEIPGAKDIAIEFYSLSKPFNMTGWRIAAAVGNRLAIQALGTMKSNLDSGVFTAVQDAAIEALTHDPTPFFTRQLALYQHRRDMVWTALNEMGLGIPKPLATFYFWFPTPAGMTSSQASQFFVQEANVVVAPGASYGQYGEGWLRISLTCDTDLIATAMTRMKSAMSRIPTRS
- a CDS encoding L-threonine ammonia-lyase (PFAM: Pyridoxal-phosphate dependent enzyme~COGs: COG1171 Threonine dehydratase~InterPro IPR001926~KEGG: sti:Sthe_3384 pyridoxal-5'-phosphate-dependent protein beta subunit~PFAM: Pyridoxal phosphate-dependent enzyme, beta subunit~SPTR: Pyridoxal-5'-phosphate-dependent protein beta subunit); translation: MTRPGPTLDDIYQAQSRIQPVIHRTPLITSQSLDGVVGGTVRLKMESLQRTGSFKVRGAYNRVAIAHEAGASGVVTASSGNHGQAVAWAARAFGLPAVVVVPSTAPPAKRAAAEVFGARLESVGPFSEERLQRARAIAQERDYTYIPPYDDRSVMAGQGTIGLEILDQWPEVEVIVVPIGGGGLISGIASAVKSLRPNITVIGVEPAGAAKAYLSRQAGRRLVLPHTQSLADGLISLALGELTYPVIEALVDHLVTVTEDQIRDAFWFLWTRMKMVAEPSGVVTLAYALSAPAILQNRHTALIVSGGNMDPHWVPRLYRADP
- a CDS encoding glutamate racemase (PFAM: Asp/Glu/Hydantoin racemase~TIGRFAM: glutamate racemase~COGs: COG0796 Glutamate racemase~HAMAP: Glutamate racemase~InterPro IPR004391:IPR015942~KEGG: sth:STH342 glutamate racemase~PFAM: Asp/Glu/hydantoin racemase~PRIAM: Glutamate racemase~SPTR: Glutamate racemase;~TIGRFAM: Glutamate racemase), with the protein product MQHRGPIALFDSGEGGLTVLRHLWRQYPGEHFLYAADSLHFPYGPKPLNTVRTWFLAFLDFFLAEDARAIVIACNTATAAALDEARRRSPVPVIGVVEPACQRALQDSAQSRIGVLSTEGTYRSGLYPHLILGIKPDAHVVSRPCPVLVEMAENGQVDGEDVRFRVAECVEPVLATGVDTVILGCTHFPHMEQVFREVVGDRAVIIDPGMEVAEQLPQHVPDLRRDGSGHVTAFTTGNPRQFQDIAQLLVPELPLSVHTLQWDQEEWRLRHPSR
- a CDS encoding Beta-Ala-His dipeptidase (PFAM: Peptidase family M20/M25/M40; Peptidase dimerisation domain~COGs: COG0624 Acetylornithine deacetylase/Succinyl-diaminopimelate desuccinylase and related deacylase~InterPro IPR002933:IPR011650~KEGG: sth:STH1238 hypothetical protein~PFAM: Peptidase M20; Peptidase M20, dimerisation~PRIAM: Beta-Ala-His dipeptidase~SPTR: Putative peptidase); the encoded protein is MSDSIASVVSYLESHDAQYLEELIDFLKIPSISALSPHQGDVRQAAEWLQERLKRAGLDDARLVETPGHPVVLAHYGHDPRKPTVVVYGHYDVQPVDPEALWRHPPFEPTIENDIIYARGASDDKGQVYMQLIAAEAWIRATGDLPVNLVFFVEGEEEIGSPHLRAVIESHQAELQANFAVISDTPMYQGNIPAICYGLRGLAALDVRIDGPFQDLHSGVYGGAVMNPAHALAGLIQSLHTPDGRVAVEGFYDDVAPLTATERDAFARLPFDEEAYREALGVPQLFGEAGYTPLERTWARPTIEVNGMWSGFLGEGRKTIIPSSAFAKLTCRLVPYQDPDKVLDQVIAHLHRHLPPGVRLTVTRGDSAPGSLTPLDHPAVKAAEQAIQAVFQQDPAYIRMGGSIPVVVDFQDVLQMPTVLLGFALPDENFHAPNEHFHLRNFRAGAKTIAHFWRFASEK
- a CDS encoding phenylacetic acid degradation-related protein (PFAM: Thioesterase superfamily~TIGRFAM: uncharacterized domain 1~COGs: COG2050 Uncharacterized protein possibly involved in aromatic compounds catabolism~InterPro IPR003736:IPR006683~KEGG: btl:BALH_4455 ComA operon protein~PFAM: Thioesterase superfamily~SPTR: ComA operon protein 2;~TIGRFAM: Phenylacetic acid degradation-related protein) codes for the protein MNDPSQSLMDVLGMQFRHLTADEVVVTMPITSRTHQPYGMLHGGASVALAETAASIGTAAQLDLTREMAVGLEINANHVKAKRDGEVTARAVPVHRGRRTWVWDVRITDEQQQLICIARCTVAIVPKPPGVTIEWPGWSDLKAGPDSAGHQ
- a CDS encoding flavoprotein WrbA (PFAM: NADPH-dependent FMN reductase~TIGRFAM: NAD(P)H:quinone oxidoreductase, type IV~COGs: COG0655 Multimeric flavodoxin WrbA~InterPro IPR010089:IPR008254~KEGG: gmc:GY4MC1_3245 flavoprotein WrbA~PFAM: Flavodoxin/nitric oxide synthase~SPTR: Flavoprotein WrbA;~TIGRFAM: Flavoprotein WrbA); the protein is MADVKVAVIYYSATGGNYQLARAAEEACREQGVEVRLRRVKELAPPEAIQANPAWQAHHTATQDIPEATLDDLEWANAYIFSVPTRFGNMAAQMKQFLDTAGPLWAQGKLAHKPVTVMSSASNPHGGQEATILSFYTTMAHWGCILVPPGYTDPVVFQAGGNPYGTSVTLGQDGQVSPEALQAAKHQASRLVEVARKLWA
- a CDS encoding serine O-acetyltransferase (PFAM: Serine acetyltransferase, N-terminal~TIGRFAM: serine O-acetyltransferase~COGs: COG1045 Serine acetyltransferase~InterPro IPR001451~KEGG: mev:Metev_1878 serine O-acetyltransferase~PRIAM: Serine O-acetyltransferase~SPTR: Serine O-acetyltransferase) codes for the protein MMNTSDQLQHIVHQLAQAETAVSDLGQYPITRDAVRRFIREAESLLFPRCFSQTTKTSPVEGLGQLLWRLTSLIHRVTPHDCPEPEPCPQLDSASKTADLFMRSLPDIQRVALTDAQAAYEGDPAARGLMEIITTYPGFHAILVYRLAHILHLQGVPLLPRIMTEVAHSETGIDIHPGAKIGEYFFIDHGTGVVIGETTQIGDRVTLYQGVTLGALNFPHDQNGQIIRGTKRHPTIEDDVVIYSGATILGGSTVIGRQSVIGGNVWLTRSVPPFSKVTANATISLRTREES